The DNA window CCATTTTTTATTGTTacctgataagtgccaaattatAGTTATTTCTGTGTATAGTTTTGCAgcacttatcttctctttttcctcaatttaaACGCATTTTAATGTATATTACTTAAATATGTATACTTTATGtttaatcgagtttttgattcatttatgtatcgACTAATatttttccattcattttgtaggtatttgagcatgtaTGGAGCAATGAGTAATAAAGCTTCAAGGATGCAATTTTGAATCAATAAAGGAGAAGCCAATTGGAGAAATAAGAATTTGCAGACTGGTGTGGTTCGTCGGGCAAGCCTGCTGCTTCTGGTGTGAGTCGTCGGACGAAGCTCTCCTTCGTCGGGCTAGCGTGTAAAATAATTGGCCAAGTTTCGGCCTTGGCTCGCCTTTGTGTCGCCAGGCAAAAGAATAGGGAGTCGTTGAGCGAAGCTTCCCTTTGTTGTGCGAAAAAAGATATTTTTGCCCACTTATTGACATGGCGCAGACGGTATGGCCAGAATAAAGCCGTTCGCCaggcggagcaattggctcgtCGGGTGGACGCGTCGGTAAATTTTTTTGTCTATATttatatttcatttcatttgttagGGTCATGGTTTTGGGAGAGGGTTTTTGTTCTCCCAACTTTATCAACCTCATTCTTTAGTTAGATTAGCTTAGATAACAACATTAGGGTCTTGCATCTTGTGGATTCGAGGTGGATTTCTCTTCAAGCCGCACTGGCAAACCAAGAgaagtttggtttatctcttttctctctatgtatttctcttttgttggcttttgtatatgtatttacttcgaactcatgtatatttgttgcccATGGCGTTATATACAATCTTCTTTACAAATCATTGTTGGTGgttgtcttagattttttctCAGTGCTAGCGATTTGGGTTGttgtagagataaacttcttgaatccttatctaggatgattatctgttagtttctggattctatagatagatttagagctaacaatctttatgggtgttgaagcttaatgcttccgtgtcGGTTGTGTCGGTTGAGTGATCATCGATACGGTTGATAAACTTTATTGACGATTTCTcgagaaaaatatggatgaaaattctagtaacagacGATCGATGTCGtatcggatgttatgacatccactacTGAACAGATTATTAAATTTAGCAGTAAGTAAACAATAACAGTAAGgaacacagagaattgtttacTCAGTTCAGTGTATAACAACACCTACTCTAAggactaccaagccagggaggaaatccactataagcagtattaattcagagctaaactaccAGTTTACacccctcacttaagacctacccaatgcaatttcaatctaacgctagacctgagttcctacccactccccctcaatcacagcagtgataacagacagataaaaataaattcaaagtgAAGACAaacttcaaacaaatcttgatcttgcttaaaagcttcaatcaaagGACACAACActtgtgcttaaaagcttagagtgacacagcaaattacaactcaaaaacacCCCACTCCAATACAATTATCAGAGAGACAATTGCTTGGCTCACAAGAAACACTAAGACAAAACACACATGAAAATACAAACACAATGCACCGTCTTCTTCACTTCACAATCTCTCCGTCTTCAAGTAGGATTACCAATCTTCTTATATGCAGAACATGGGCTTTGGGCCTCCTCacaaacataaattagggttaaccaagttaacctaattttcaCATATCAGGGTGCTAAAAAACAGCCTATGACTCGTTCTGTTACTGATATACAATCAACACAATAGTTAGTTTCCTAAAATATAGCCTGAGAttaataaggaaacataacagaAAACATAACAACCCATGCTGCCAGATATTGATGTCACAACATTCAGCTTGACATCCAATAAAATCTGTATTAGCTAACCAAACATATCCTGCAGTACACTACAAATGCATGTCATAACATCAGTCAAGATATCTAAACACAGAAatatgttttaccataaaatgcagtCAATCaagaacatctacaaactccccctttggtaaatttttggctaaaacaacttgTCACTATATCAGAGATCACATGCAGCAGTAAAGTACACATCAGAGATCACATGCAGCATAAAAGTACACATCATACACCTAATCATGCAAAATAGCTAATACACTACCAATTGACATATACCACTTTACCACCATATCAGAATCAGCTTCACTACCATCACACACATGGTTACACTACCACCACACACATAGTTACACTACCACACCAGAAGAACTTCATAAACAACTTCATTAAAAAAGGAATAGTTGTTCACACATACATCTGTTCTGGGGTGACATACTTCTTCCCCTTTTTGGCCATAAAAGTTGCCAAAACAACTATGATATTCAGATTAAGTACAGTCCATGATCAAAAATGCAAAAgtaaaaacattaaaattcacCATTTAAGAGATCATAAATGCTCTAGTCATCAGGCTCAGAGCCACTTGAGGCATCACCATCAGCTTCTTCATCAGTGCCATCATCTGGACTAGCATCTGCTTCAACTTCTACATCTGATCCAGCCTCCCTTTCATTACCAACCCCATCATGTTCTTCTTCAGCAACAACAGTAAAGTCATGATCCTCATCCATTTCCAAGGAGCTGATTAGCTTCTCAAGGTTCAGCTTCCTTGTTTCTAGTTCCTTGCAAGTTTCTTTGAGCATTGTAATTACTTCAGCTTTACTTGCATTTGAGCTTCTCTTGGATGTCTCAGCAGAAGTCATGACAATGTCAGGAACATGAGTTCCTTGAAACAGCTTGTAGTGAAAAGACAGGGTACTTTCTCTCTTGCCAACAGAGTCATTTTCACTTAAAGTACTAGGATAATAGTTCAATATGATACCACATATAAGAGATGGGAAGGCAATAGGGCCTTTCACACTAAAACTTCCTACATGCTTCATTGTTTGATCAAAGATGTAGGAGCCATAATCAAATTTTGTCTTGGTTCCAATAACATATATAAATTTTCCTAGGACAGTAGCAACAATTGATTTGTGGTTTGCGAGCACCCAGTTTGCAGCTCCAATCTTGTGCAACATAGCATACTTTATGCTGAGCTTGCTTGCAGATAGTTTTCCCTTCAAGGGCCAGCTTTTAACCTATTTTGCAGTGATCACTTGACACACCTTGTTGTTAGATACCTCcagctcaggttgagcttcatCAGATCTTCCTAGATaattgttgataacagttgaggaGAAGGTGACACACTTTCCTCTCACATAAACTTTCCTAAAATCCTTTGACTTTCTATCAGCACAGTCTTCTGATATATTCACAATGAACTCTTTCACCAGCatttcataacacttagaaaaatggGTAACAGTCTTCATTATCCCAGCTTTATGTATCAGGTCCATGATTTCCTTACACTCAAGAGCATTCTGAGCCAACTCCCTTTCCAAGGCCAACCTCTTCTGGTAGACATATTTCCACCTGTTGACACTAGCGGGATATTGAAAGGAGATATTATCAATAGGTACCTCAGGTACACTAGCAGCAAGCTTGCTAGTTATTGGCTTCTTCCTTAGGGGAATGTCTTGGACACCAGCAACAACATTTGAGTCTGAGTCAGCAATGACTTTAGCCTTCTTTTTCTTGGGGACAACCTTGCTCCAAGATTTTGTGGGGGCAACAGAAGTACATTTAGATACAACCTTACTCTTAATGGGACCTGCAGAATtactttttggaatttctttcctctTGATAGGGCCAGTAGAGGTGCTCTTAAGAGCAGCCTTCCTCTTGGGAGAACTTAGATCAATAGCCTTCTTCCCTCTTCTTGTCATGAGACATTTTGCTATGCTAGGGTTCACATTAGCAACCAGATCACTATAAGACAAATCATCAAGATTAACAATATTTGTACCTGCAGCAGCTTCAGGTCCAGCCTCAGTATTGTCACTGACATCCTGAGTAACATCAGCATTATCATCATCTTTTTGAATATCATCATTTTCTTCCTCCTTAGCCATTTGTACATCATCATCAGGAGTGTGTACATCATCACCATCCATATGGGCATCACCACCAGACATGTGGACATCATCATCATTAGTAGACTTCCCTATGATATCTTCCCTAGGTTCAACATTGGGTTCAAGGTTCTGAGGGGGTTCAGAGATCACAGATTACAGAGGGACGAATATCCCAGGAACCTTATTCTTTTCATCCAAGATCCTCATAACAATTTTAGCAATGGAGTTGTGGGCATACTCTGATCCTTCCTTAGTTAGGTCTTCATGAGGAGTAGAAGATGAAGGGTAAGAGACCTTACCATGAACAATATCTTTGGGTATTCTTGCATGTGGGGTGCGAGTCTTATTCACATCAAGATAGTTAGTAGTCACTATCCTCAATGGAGCAACATCAAGAACTTCATTTGGGTTGACAGGTTCAGTTCTTGGAACAGATTCAGGATCAGCGATGGGGAACATCTTCTTGGGAGAGGAAGTTTTTGAAGATTGAGAGATTTTCGAGAGCTTTGAGGGAAATGCATACTTTATTCCTTGGGAGTTGTTGAGAGTAAGGAAGATGAAATAGTTCAGTGAGTGAAGTAGGTTCTTGATAGATGAAGAGTGTGCGTAGAGGTGAGTTTGATATATTTGCAAAAGAGGAGGGAACTTAAATTTTTGCCCAATCAGCAGCCACTTCAAATATGAGTCATTTAAATTGTCCAAATAATTATTCCCTAATAACTTTAATTGCTATAATTCCTCATAGAGATATATTCCTAACTTGACCCTCAAGTTTTCAAATTGAGTAGCATCAAGAGCCTTTGTGAAAATGTCAGCTAGTTGCAATTCAGTGGATACATGTTCTAAGTAAATCACTTTGTCTTCTACAAGTTCTCTTATGAAGTGATGTCTAATATCAAGATGTTTGGTTCTGCTATGCTGAATAGGGTTCTTGGATATGTTGATGGCACTAAGATTGTCAcagtataatgtcatgacattctgtgTGACATTATATTCAGTCAACATCTGCTTCATCTAAACCAGTTGGGAACAACTGCTACCAAATGATATGTACTCAGCTTCAGCAGTAGATAATAAGACATAATTTtgcttcttgctgaaccatgatatGATATTGTTCCCCAAGAAAAAACATCCTATAGCTGTGCTTTTTctatcatcagcacttccagctcAATCAACATCACAATACTCAGATAGGATAGGTTCACTCCCATGAGAATATAGCATACCATAATCACAAGTCCCATTCACATATTTGAGAATCCTTTTGACTTGATTTATGTGACTCACTTTGGGTTCTACTTGATATCTAGCACATACTCCAACTGCAAAAGCAATATCAGGTCTGCTAGCTGTTAGATACAGCAGGCTCCTGATCATACTCCTATACAGACTTTGGTCAACACTAGTACCACCTTCATCTTTAGATAACTTCAGATGAGTAGGTGTAGGTGTTCTTTTGTGACTAGCAttgtccattccaaactttttgacgaTATTCTTGGCATATTTGCTTTGAGAGAGGAAAAtggagtcttccatttgtttAAATTGCAACCTGAGAAAATATGTCAGTTCTCCAACAagactcatttcaaactcagattGCATTTGATTGAAAAAATGTTTAACCATCCtatctgacatcccaccaaaaactatatcatccacatatatctgaGAAATCATGATTTCTCCACCTTCATCCTTCACAAAGAGGTTTTTGTCTATCCCTCCTGTCCTGTAGCCATTTATAGTCAGGAACTCATTCAATCTTTCATactaagctctaggagcttgttttaatccatagagGGCCTTTCTCAACTTGTATACATGGTTTGGAAGGTTAGGAtcagcaaaacctttaggttgtttCACATATACTTCCTTACTCGAGTATCCATTCAAAAaggcactttttacatccatctggAATAACTTGAACTTCAAGATGCAGACTAATCCTAACAACAATCTTATTGACTCAAGTTTTGCAACAGGTGCAAAAGTTTCATCAAAATCAACCCCTTCAACTTGAGTATAGCCTTGAGCCACCAGCCTTGCTTTATTTCTAGTTATAACTCCCTTTTCATCAGACTTGTTCTCGTATATCCACTTGGTATCAATAATGTTTGTTCCTTCAGGTCTTGGGACCAATTgccatacttcatttcttttgaaTTGTTCCAGTTCATCTTGCATGATATTGATCCAAAACTCATCAGTCAGAGCTTCCTTCACattttttggttcaattttaGATACAAAGCATGAGTTTGATATGATCTCTCTAGATCTAGTAATTATACCACTGCTGGGATCTCTTATGATAAGCTCTTTGGaatgatctttctgaattctaaTAGAAGGTCCTTTGTTGGGTTCCTCTGACTCAAATTCTGGAGGAGTATGATCTCGTTGTCGACCAGCCTGTCAATGTTAGGTAATGGATAAGCATATTTTGGATaagccctattaagatcggtataatcaacgcacattctccattttccattagatttttttaacGAGTACAACGTTTGATAGCCAAGTTGAATATTTGGCCTCAGAAATAAAATtttcctctaggaggtcttttacagctttctcggcagtcTCTGCTTTCTCGGGCGAATGCTTATGCCTACGTTGGAATACTGCCCTAGCGGCTGGATCTATGGTCAGTTGATGACAGGCGACCTCGGGGTCGAGACCAAGTATCTCAGCGGCGCTCCAGCGAACTGGTATGCATTCTGACAGAGACAAGCTTCGAGTTTCTTCTTCGCCAGGTCGAGGAGTCCCTTTCTGATATTCATGCCTTTGCTGGGGTCGTCGCCCAGGGGAATGAGCTAGAAATTGCCATCTGGGACAGGACATATGGGGTGAGTGGGCACTTTTCCGCTCACAATTGTATGAGGTCCTTCTCCCTTCTTTGTTTCTTCTTTGAGCTCGTCTTTTGTGAAGCGGTTGTCGAGGTCAATTGAGCCGACATCTGGTAGGGTCTTCGAGTATTCTCGAGCAGGCTTGTCCTCCACTCGCGGTTTTTGGTTGGTGATGATTGACTGGTAGCCTTTTATAGAAGCGTCGAAGACCCTTCTCGCGACCTCTATGTCTCAGTTCACTGTGGAAACTCGTCCTCTCTTTGTGTAAAACTACATCTTGAGGTTTGAGGTGGACGGTAGAAGGGACCACGGTGAGTTTGGCCCATGTTGGTCGTCCGACAATGCAGTTGTAAAGCGACGGGCAGTCGATGACCAGAAAGCAAGCTTTGACTTGTCTTGAGGCTTTTCCCTCTCTGAGGGTGACGACCAGCTTGACAAGTCCCCAAGGTTTAGTGGAGGTACCGTTGAAACCTAGGAGATCGGACCCCATGTAAGAAGTCAGGTGGGAGTCGTCGAGCTGGACTATCTAGAACAGCTGGGAGTACATAATGTCGACGGAGCTACCCTCGTCCACTAGGATTTGGCGGACGTCAAAGTTGGCCATTCTTGCCCGGATGAGTAGTGGAATGTTGACATTGGGGGAACCCCCGGGACGTTCCTCGAGATAGAATGTAATGGGCTCGGACTTCCCTTTGAATTTGTTAAGGGTTGGGCCCAAGTCCGAACTGGCGCTGATTAAATCGACACATTTTCTTTTCACCGAGCTAATCGTTATTGATGACCTATTACCTCTATTGAGCTCACAACCAAGAGAAAAACTTTTGTCTAATATGATTGAtgaaaaaatttagtaatgaatCTTTGTCATCCATTTTAAAGTAACAACAGTCAATACATTTCCAACTAATCAATCCACATGAAAAATCAGTTATCCACGTGAAACTCTCACCAACCAATCAAAACGTGAATGCTACAATGATCCATCTTGGATGCAAAGTGTTGAAATGCAAACTTAACGTAATAAAAATTGTGAGAATGAAAGTGGTTACATGAAGTACAACACCATTCTTTGAGATAGATAACAAGAGCATGAAAATGTTTCAAGATTGGTTCCTTAATGTAATTTCTTCTCTTATAATTGCTTGTTAAAAATGTTTAATGTTAGTTAGGAAAGCATGAGCGTAACTTAACAATTTTAGTTGTTATTGATGTGTCAAGTAAAATGTTTAATGTTGTGGCtgttatctacaatataagaaaatcaaTTGCTCTGAAAAGTACCAGTATACCCTTCTGCTCCTAAAATTGGCCACATGGATGACTTCTGCTTTAAGCTCTCAAATTTTCATTCTTTCTTTAGTTGCTTTTTAATACCATCTCAAATTAATATATCACCTAATATtctaacattctctctcttcactaTCCTCTCTTCTACGTCTTCTGTCTTTCTccacttcctcttcttcttctatacaacctcataaaaaaaattcttttacacATTTTCACAcacattttataaaaaatgttgtCTTTTAAAATGCAACATTTCTTCTATTCGTTTTTTTAACATTATTTTGTTTGCATTTTACTAATAATTTTGGTGCTAATTTTTGCAGTTTTGAACTATAATGAGATGAAACAAAAAACTTTCAGATCTGAAATGAGACCGTGTAAAATTGAAATGGCTTCCAGCGGATCTGAAATCGAAACCACGGGAACATCGGATCTGAAATTGAAATCACTGGATCTGATATCAAAACCACCAGATTTGAAATCAACTCTCATCTTCTTCATACTTACAAGGTTTGTCTATTCACTTTTGCCATCGTTTTCCATGCATGTTTTGTTGTGTTCTGAGGTTATACTTTTTATTTTCGATTTTATCATGTTCAAGGTCAAACTGTGAGCAATATGTGTGTGTTGCAATGCTGAAACTTTGATGTTGCGGTTTTTTGATTCTTTTCCTTTTGTGTTTTTCAGATCAAGTCATTTTCTTCTTTTAAATTTCACCTGACTCAACTTTTGTATTTTGTCTGTTACGATTTTTGGCCCTGATTCAAAgtaagtttgtattttttttcacTTTAGAAAGCCTTTTGTAAGTGTGCAATTGTTTTTTATAATTGGGTAGCCAATCCAATGAGTTATTTGTTGAATAAATTgatatgttaaaattaatttatatttgtatCAACAACTATAAAATTTTGATCCTAATTATTTTTCTGTAATTTTAATGTAGCAAAGatttttcaaataattattttttttataaatatttttaagtttgtaTTGTTGTAAAATTCAACATTAATTTTTATCTTAAAAGTTAAAATCTATGTTTgagatttttaatttgttatatgTATTGAGTAGGATTATGAAATGGAACAATGGAAGGAGGGTATCAAAATTCAAGAGGtatcaaaaaaattatgaatttgaaGATTGTTATAGACTGtaatttgaatttcaattttAGGTTTGGGAAATGATTGTATTTTAGATATCAGATCCAGTGGTGTTGTACCattttaaaatcaataaaattttaatttattctatATATAACTTTAAAATGGTACAAAATCTGATTTACTTTtacacaatattttttttatcttttcagACACGTCACAtcaatctttttcttctcttttctctcaTGTCTCATCTCTTTTCTACAATATTTTGCAATATTTTGCAGGTATGGAAAATAAGTAATAATCTTACTTTAAGTCTTTCTGCTACAATAACTGGACAACTCTATCCAACTTTATCACTATTTTAAAATGGTACAGAATCTGATCTACTTTtacacaatattttttttatcttttcagACACGTCACAtcaatctttttcttctcttttctctcaTGTCTCATCTCTTCTCTACAATATTTTGCAGGTATGGAAAATAAGTAATAATCTTACTTTAAGTCTTTCTGCTACAATAATTGTACAACTCTATCCAACTTTATCACTATTCAAAAAGTGTGTGACAAGACAACACACATTTTAGTATATTTTTATGTGCATCatatatattcaatatttttttcacTCATAGACAAAACTATTAACTCTTTTCAATCTATACATTCCAACATAAAATAGGGATTATCacataacattttaattttttttttaaaaaggcaaCAACTAAAAACCAATATTATACTATATCAACTTTTTcatatctattttcaaaaatactaaaacacaaaaaaaacttctcaaattaattttataattaaaaattaaaaattgtttataataaataaaaataaatgattgaTAAGTACCCGGATAAAAGTTAGCTAGTATTTGGTCCACATATATTCAATAATATTCAACAATATCAAATTGTAAAAAGAATGATGAGAtgttagtattattttatacCATTTATAGTATTCA is part of the Vicia villosa cultivar HV-30 ecotype Madison, WI linkage group LG2, Vvil1.0, whole genome shotgun sequence genome and encodes:
- the LOC131650164 gene encoding uncharacterized protein LOC131650164, which produces MKQMLTEYNVTQNVMTLYCDNLSAINISKNPIQHSRTKHLDIRHHFIRELVEDKVIYLEHVSTELQLADIFTKALDATQFENLRWLLIGQKFKFPPLLQIYQTHLYAHSSSIKNLLHSLNYFIFLTLNNSQGIKYAFPSKLSKISQSSKTSSPKKMFPIADPESVPRTEPVNPNEVLDVAPLRIVTTNYLDVNKTRTPHARIPKDIVHGKVSYPSSSTPHEDLTKEGSEYAHNSIAKIVMRILDEKNKNLEPNVEPREDIIGKSTNDDDVHMSGGDAHMDGDDVHTPDDDVQMAKEEENDDIQKDDDNADVTQDVSDNTEAGPEAAAGTNIVNLDDLSYSDLVANVNPSIAKCLMTRRGKKAIDLSSPKRKAALKSTSTGPIKRKEIPKSNSAGPIKSKVVSKCTSVAPTKSWSKVVPKKKKAKVIADSDSNVVAGVQDIPLRKKPITSKLAASVPEVPIDNISFQYPASVNRWKYVYQKRLALERELAQNALECKEIMDLIHKAGIMKTVTHFSKCYEMLVKEFIVNISEDCADRKSKDFRKVYVRGKCVTFSSTVINNYLGRSDEAQPELEVKSWPLKGKLSASKLSIKYAMLHKIGAANWVLANHKSIVATVLGKFIYVIGTKTKFDYGSYIFDQTMKHVGSFSVKGPIAFPSLICGIILNYYPSTLSENDSVGKRESTLSFHYKLFQGTHVPDIVMTSAETSKRSSNASKAEVITMLKETCKELETRKLNLEKLISSLEMDEDHDFTVVAEEEHDGVGNEREAGSDVEVEADASPDDGTDEEADGDASSGSEPDD